A region from the Lolium perenne isolate Kyuss_39 chromosome 4, Kyuss_2.0, whole genome shotgun sequence genome encodes:
- the LOC127348056 gene encoding uncharacterized protein: MEKWIYRVSEDFLCDASAKIVGLDCEFTDKVKGTKQKLLPEDKRQRAAVLQLCVANDIILFQIFQATKIPCLLKKFLSSGKIWFFGAAIDMDRKMLMPYGLNIRCAFDLQKMINIHKLDPVVKNKRIPSLYDLSNAVLGTNLEKKGESCKKIREEGWARPELSFDQVKYAALDARLSFEIPRKKWAIKGYDITGYMYNFGNFNFLSYSSTRFNGGIDRSIAVDRNLMVVGTKLQAASSITLKGAGVQIGQ, from the exons ATGGAGAAGTGGATCTACCGCGTATCCGAAGATTTCCTGTGCGACGCCAGCGCAAAGATCGTTGGTCTTGATTGCGAGTTCACTGACAAAGTGAAAGGAACAAAGCAGAAACTTCTTCCAGAGGATAAACGGCAACGTGCAGCAGTTTTGCAGCTATGTGTTGCCAATGACATCATTCTTTTTCAG ATATTTCAGGCAACAAAGATTCCATGTTTGTTAAAGAAATTCTTGAGCTCGGGGAAGATTTGGTTTTTTGGTGCAGCAATTGATATGGATCGCAAGATGCTGATGCCTTATGGATTAAATATCAGGTGTGCGTTTgacttgcagaagatgatcaataTTCATAAACTAGATCCAGTTGTTAAGAATAAAAGAATACCATCACTCTATGATCTGTCAAATGCTGTGTTGGGGACAAATTTGGAAAAGAAAGGTGAATCATGCAAGAAAATAAGAGAGGAAGGATGGGCAAGACCCGAATTAAGCTTTGATCAGGTCAAATATGCAGCCTTGGATGCACGGCTAAGCTTTGAAATTCCTAGAAAAAAATGGGCAATCAAGGGATACGATATTACTGGATATATGTACAAT TTTGGAAATTTTAATTTTCTTTCGTATAGCAGTACTAGGTTCAACGGTGGTATTGACAGGAGTATAGCTGTTGATAGA AATTTAATGGTC GTAGGTACTAAG CTGCAAGCTGCATCGAGTATAACTTTGAAGGGCGCAGGAGTACAGATTGGGCAGTAA